In Phenylobacterium koreense, one DNA window encodes the following:
- a CDS encoding peptide MFS transporter, with protein sequence MTKTATDGDTAFLGHPRALGFLAFSEAWERFSYYGMQSLLVLYMTKQLLLSPQVDRIAGFPAFHAFIEALYHPGASIQAVASAIFGLYTSLVYLTPILGGFLADRVLGKTRTVVLGALLMAAGHFLMAFDVSFLLALLCLILGTGCFKGNIAGQVGALYGDKDLRRADAFQIFYLGINAGVIAAPLIAGTLGEKVGWHYGFGAAGVGMLIALVIYLSGRRHLPPDPPLRAKGAARPKLAASERGTILLLVALLPVMAASVLCNQQIFNAYLVWADRAVNLEFMGQKAPTTWLITLDSIVSVSFLAIMVVFWRVWATRFKEPDEIGKLTIGAFVSVGGALCLAAGAAIAEATGGKVNILWCVAFHVINSIAFANILPVSLALFARAAPQALAGSIIGVYYLHLFMANQTVGILGGLLEKMPASRFWLMHAGIGLGAGLVFLLVGRLFARRLSPENVGPEPATT encoded by the coding sequence ATGACAAAGACCGCCACCGACGGTGACACCGCCTTCCTGGGGCACCCGCGCGCCCTCGGCTTCCTCGCTTTCTCCGAGGCCTGGGAGCGGTTCTCCTACTACGGCATGCAGTCGTTGCTGGTGCTCTACATGACCAAGCAGTTGCTGCTCAGCCCGCAGGTCGACAGGATCGCGGGCTTTCCGGCGTTCCACGCCTTCATCGAGGCGCTCTACCATCCGGGCGCGTCGATCCAGGCGGTCGCTTCGGCGATCTTCGGGCTCTACACCAGCCTGGTCTACCTGACGCCGATCCTGGGCGGTTTCCTGGCCGACCGGGTGCTGGGCAAGACCCGGACGGTGGTGCTGGGCGCGCTGCTGATGGCGGCCGGCCACTTCCTGATGGCCTTCGACGTCTCGTTCCTGCTGGCCCTGCTGTGCCTGATTCTCGGGACCGGATGCTTCAAGGGCAATATCGCCGGCCAGGTGGGGGCGCTCTACGGCGACAAGGACCTGCGCCGGGCCGACGCCTTCCAGATCTTCTACCTGGGCATCAACGCCGGGGTCATCGCCGCGCCGCTGATCGCGGGGACGCTCGGGGAGAAGGTCGGCTGGCACTACGGCTTCGGCGCGGCCGGGGTGGGCATGCTGATCGCGCTGGTCATCTATCTGAGCGGCCGCCGCCACCTGCCGCCCGACCCGCCGCTGCGGGCCAAGGGCGCGGCCCGCCCCAAGCTCGCTGCAAGCGAAAGGGGGACTATCCTGCTGCTGGTCGCCCTCCTGCCAGTCATGGCCGCCTCGGTGCTCTGCAACCAGCAGATCTTCAACGCCTACCTGGTCTGGGCCGACCGGGCGGTGAACCTGGAGTTCATGGGCCAGAAGGCGCCCACGACCTGGCTGATCACCCTCGACTCCATCGTCTCGGTCTCGTTCCTGGCGATCATGGTGGTCTTCTGGCGGGTGTGGGCCACGCGCTTCAAGGAGCCGGACGAGATCGGCAAGCTGACCATCGGCGCCTTCGTCTCGGTGGGCGGAGCGCTGTGCCTGGCCGCCGGCGCGGCCATCGCCGAGGCTACGGGCGGCAAGGTCAACATCCTCTGGTGCGTGGCCTTCCACGTCATCAACAGCATCGCCTTCGCCAACATCCTGCCGGTGTCGCTGGCCCTCTTCGCCCGCGCCGCGCCCCAGGCGCTCGCCGGCTCGATCATCGGAGTCTACTACCTGCACCTCTTCATGGCGAACCAGACGGTGGGGATCCTGGGCGGCCTGCTCGAGAAGATGCCGGCCAGCCGGTTCTGGCTGATGCACGCCGGCATCGGGCTCGGCGCAGGCCTCGTCTTCCTCCTGGTCGGCCGGCTCTTCGCCCGGCGCCTCAGCCCGGAAAACGTCGGGCCCGAACCGGCGACCACCTAG
- a CDS encoding Lrp/AsnC family transcriptional regulator has translation MSEALDAVDAKILDLIQHDAGLSVAEIAERVGLSSSPCWRRIKRLEDAGVIQRRVTILDRDLLGLGFEVYCTVKLSLPTKDNLDAFEQAIIRLAEVVQCATVTGSADYELRVVTRDMHAFDDFLRDKILSLGLVSNIESRIVIRSVKNTTAAPLGLVSPYVSAQG, from the coding sequence TTGTCCGAGGCACTCGACGCCGTCGACGCCAAGATTCTCGATCTCATCCAGCATGACGCCGGTTTGTCGGTGGCGGAGATCGCCGAAAGGGTAGGTTTGTCCTCCAGCCCCTGCTGGCGGCGCATCAAGCGCCTGGAAGACGCGGGCGTGATTCAACGCCGGGTCACGATCCTGGATCGCGACCTGCTGGGCCTGGGATTCGAGGTCTACTGCACCGTCAAGCTCAGCCTGCCCACCAAGGACAATCTCGACGCCTTCGAACAGGCCATCATCCGCCTGGCCGAGGTCGTGCAGTGCGCGACGGTCACCGGCTCGGCGGATTACGAACTGCGCGTCGTCACCCGGGACATGCACGCCTTTGACGACTTCCTGCGCGACAAGATCCTCTCCCTGGGCCTGGTCTCGAACATCGAAAGCCGGATCGTGATCCGGTCGGTAAAGAACACGACCGCCGCTCCCCTCGGCCTTGTCAGTCCCTATGTGAGCGCGCAAGGCTAG
- a CDS encoding PQQ-dependent sugar dehydrogenase has protein sequence MRRLLITTAIAALAGACGGRDGQAQPQNQTQAKAAAGAPVATAPPNAPNQKPAFAGQTRAPEMKSNVALQVTTIAEGLEMPWGMAFLPDGRLLVTEKHLGQLRILGTDGKLSGPILGLPAVAGVDQGGMLGLAVDPKFAENGLIYWAYAEPRANGTNNTAVARGRLAGDHLENVQVIFHQTPSLESTMHFGGRLAFAPDGTLFITTGERSILPGRAQAQRLDGTLGKVVRINSDGSIPRDNPFVGRPGVRPEIWSYGHRNILSAAIDPATGKLWEVEHGARGGDELNQPQAGKNYGWPVITYGLEYSGEKIGDGITAKEGMEQPVYYWDPVIAPAGMAFYEADLIPAWKGNILIGGLASKALVRLVMQDGKVVGEERLLTDLNERIRDVIVGPDGAVYLATDNKNGRILKVTPRA, from the coding sequence ATGCGCCGTCTGCTGATCACCACGGCCATCGCCGCCCTGGCCGGAGCCTGCGGCGGGCGGGACGGCCAGGCCCAGCCCCAAAATCAGACCCAGGCTAAGGCCGCCGCCGGCGCTCCCGTCGCCACCGCCCCGCCGAACGCGCCGAACCAGAAGCCCGCCTTCGCCGGCCAGACCCGCGCGCCGGAGATGAAGTCGAACGTGGCCCTGCAGGTCACCACGATCGCCGAGGGGCTCGAGATGCCCTGGGGCATGGCCTTCCTGCCGGACGGGCGTCTGCTGGTCACCGAAAAGCACCTCGGCCAACTCCGCATCCTCGGGACCGACGGCAAGCTTTCCGGCCCGATCCTTGGCCTGCCCGCCGTCGCCGGCGTCGACCAGGGCGGCATGCTGGGCCTGGCCGTCGATCCGAAGTTCGCGGAGAACGGCCTGATCTACTGGGCCTATGCCGAGCCCCGGGCGAACGGGACCAACAACACCGCCGTGGCCCGCGGCCGGCTGGCCGGCGACCATCTGGAGAACGTCCAGGTGATCTTCCACCAGACCCCGTCGCTCGAATCGACCATGCACTTCGGCGGTCGCCTGGCCTTCGCCCCCGACGGCACGCTGTTCATCACCACCGGCGAGCGTTCGATCCTGCCGGGCCGCGCCCAGGCCCAGCGCCTGGACGGGACCCTGGGCAAGGTGGTCCGGATCAATTCGGACGGCTCGATCCCCAGGGACAACCCCTTCGTCGGCCGCCCCGGCGTGCGGCCGGAGATCTGGTCCTACGGCCACCGCAACATCCTCTCGGCCGCGATCGACCCCGCGACCGGCAAGCTATGGGAGGTCGAGCACGGCGCGCGGGGCGGCGACGAGTTGAACCAGCCGCAGGCCGGCAAGAACTACGGCTGGCCGGTCATCACCTACGGCCTCGAATATTCCGGCGAGAAGATCGGCGACGGCATCACCGCCAAGGAGGGCATGGAGCAGCCGGTCTACTACTGGGACCCGGTGATCGCGCCCGCCGGCATGGCCTTCTATGAGGCGGACCTCATCCCGGCCTGGAAGGGAAACATCCTGATCGGCGGCCTGGCCAGCAAGGCCCTGGTTCGCCTGGTCATGCAGGACGGCAAGGTGGTCGGCGAAGAGCGCCTGCTCACGGACCTGAACGAGCGCATCCGCGACGTGATCGTTGGCCCCGACGGCGCCGTCTACCTCGCCACCGACAACAAGAACGGCCGCATCCTGAAGGTCACGCCCAGGGCGTGA
- a CDS encoding NAD(P)/FAD-dependent oxidoreductase: MADFDFDAVVVGAGAVGLACGYALSRRGLTVAVLEREPGIGEGISARNSEVIHGGLYYPTGSLKARLCVAGRRALYAFLEKHKVAYDRCGKLVVATNPDEVGRLDDILAQAQANDVEGMARLTKGEALALEPQLKCEAALISPQSGVFDSHGYMVALQGEIEEAGGAVVTSTPFEGARPLEGGGFSIRAGGAEPTTLTARLLVTAPGLSAQAVAGEIEGFPRDQIPALHYGKGVYFRLSGKAPFARLIYPPPIPGALGTHYRRDLGGQAVFGPDLHFVDHIDYSVDPAGAGEFYAYIRKFWPGLPDGALAPDYAGIRPKLHGPDEPQPDFRIDGPEAHGLAGLVALFGIESPGLTSSLAIGEEVAGRLGA; encoded by the coding sequence ATGGCGGATTTCGATTTCGATGCGGTCGTGGTGGGCGCCGGGGCCGTGGGCCTGGCCTGCGGCTATGCGCTGTCGCGGCGCGGGCTCACGGTGGCGGTGCTGGAGCGCGAGCCCGGCATCGGGGAGGGGATCTCCGCCCGGAACTCCGAGGTCATTCACGGCGGGCTCTACTATCCGACCGGTTCGCTGAAGGCGCGGCTGTGCGTGGCTGGCCGGCGAGCGCTCTACGCCTTCCTCGAAAAGCACAAGGTCGCCTACGACCGCTGCGGAAAGCTTGTCGTGGCGACCAATCCGGACGAGGTCGGCCGCCTGGACGACATCCTTGCGCAGGCGCAGGCCAACGACGTCGAGGGCATGGCGCGGCTGACCAAGGGAGAGGCCCTGGCGCTGGAGCCGCAACTGAAGTGCGAGGCGGCGCTGATCTCGCCGCAGAGCGGGGTGTTCGACAGCCACGGCTACATGGTGGCCCTGCAGGGAGAGATCGAGGAAGCCGGCGGGGCGGTGGTCACTTCGACCCCGTTCGAAGGCGCGCGGCCGCTGGAAGGCGGCGGGTTCTCCATCCGCGCCGGCGGGGCCGAGCCGACGACCCTGACCGCGCGGCTGCTGGTGACCGCGCCGGGGCTCTCGGCGCAAGCCGTGGCCGGTGAGATCGAGGGCTTTCCGAGGGACCAGATCCCGGCGCTGCACTACGGCAAGGGGGTCTATTTCCGGCTGAGCGGCAAGGCGCCGTTCGCGCGCCTGATCTACCCGCCGCCGATCCCCGGGGCGCTGGGCACCCACTATCGCCGTGACCTGGGCGGCCAGGCGGTGTTCGGACCCGACCTGCACTTCGTGGACCACATCGACTACAGCGTCGATCCGGCCGGCGCCGGTGAGTTCTACGCCTATATCCGCAAGTTCTGGCCGGGCCTGCCGGACGGGGCGCTGGCTCCCGACTATGCGGGCATCCGGCCCAAGCTGCATGGCCCTGACGAGCCGCAGCCGGACTTCCGCATCGACGGTCCGGAGGCGCATGGCCTGGCCGGGCTGGTCGCCCTGTTCGGCATCGAGAGCCCTGGCCTGACGTCCTCCCTGGCGATCGGCGAGGAGGTGGCGGGGCGGCTGGGGGCCTAA
- a CDS encoding indolepyruvate ferredoxin oxidoreductase family protein, protein MRHADVTLDDKFLLTEGRVFITGVQALLRVMLDQHRLDDAAGLHTAGFVSGYRGSPLGGLDQQAGRAAKFLKAADVVFKEGLNEDLAATAVWGSQQANLFPGAKFDGVTGMWYGKAPGVDRTGDAFKHANFAGTWAKGGVLAVAGDDHTCKSSTLPSQSEYAFQDFEIPVLSPADVQEVLDYGLMGIAMSRFSGLWVGLIALADTMDSGATIDVSLSRHRQVSPPNFHLPAGGLGIRLKDQPLEKERRLRNFKIPAALAFARANRIDRTMLAAARPRFGIVCQGQAYKDVIEAFAAMGLSEQEVADLGVSIYKVGMPWPLEPTGLRSFAAGLETLMVVEHKRPLIETQARSALYDLPAHARPKIIGKIDEQGHPLLSELGSLSVAEIALAIADRLPKGPHSERVNDYLARVSAASMAAVTLAAEQQRKPFFCSGCPHNSSTRLPEGSRALAGIGCHYMASFTDPQTDLNSHMGGEGLSWVGSAPFTEEPHVFVNLGDGTYNHSGSLAIRASVAANSHVTYKLLFNDAVAMTGGQAPESGFTPAQITRQLASEGVAKTVIVADDPGRYEGVTDLAPGVEVRPRSELITVQEMLRDTPGTTVLLYDQVCATEKRRRRKRGTMEAATKRVFINPLVCEGCGDCSKKSNCVSVEPLNTEFGRKRKINQSTCNADYSCLEGFCPSFITIEGGENPQAKALPALTAESTPLPTTEPLHGVRNIVFTGIGGTGVTTVASILAMAAHVDGRAASVVDMTGLAQKGGAVFSHVRIGETEETVIGGRVPAASAHVLIACDILSAAGADALALYAKDRTVAVGNEDFAPTADFVTDRDVRFDSASMSRRIKAATKAYDECPAHHLAERNFGDAIYANMIMVGFAWQKGLIPISSRAVYRAIRLNGVEAEANLQAFELGRRVAHDPSLAVAAEDKTPTPETMSLDELIAHRTRELTAYQNAAYARRYADKVAKVAAAEAPFGSEALTRAVAVSLFKLMAYKDEYEVARLYTDGRFAAERNEAFKGGRTKVLLSPPLLAPKGPDGKPRKMEFGGWMLDLAFPMLAKLKGLRGTPLDLFGRTEERKMERGLIADYEATLDRLLGTLDAAHLPVAIDIAAIPQDIRGFGHIKDASVKVAKAKEARLWKRWEGA, encoded by the coding sequence ATGCGGCACGCTGACGTGACGCTCGACGACAAATTCCTGCTCACGGAAGGTCGGGTCTTCATCACAGGCGTCCAAGCGCTCCTCAGGGTGATGCTGGACCAGCATCGGCTCGACGACGCGGCTGGCCTGCATACGGCGGGCTTTGTTTCCGGATATCGCGGCTCCCCCCTCGGCGGCCTTGACCAGCAGGCGGGCCGCGCGGCCAAGTTCCTCAAGGCGGCGGACGTCGTCTTCAAGGAGGGGCTGAACGAGGACCTGGCGGCCACCGCCGTCTGGGGCAGCCAGCAGGCCAACCTGTTCCCCGGCGCGAAGTTCGATGGCGTCACCGGCATGTGGTACGGCAAGGCTCCGGGCGTGGACCGGACGGGCGACGCGTTCAAGCACGCGAACTTCGCGGGCACCTGGGCCAAGGGCGGGGTGCTGGCGGTCGCGGGCGACGACCATACCTGCAAGTCCTCTACGCTGCCGTCGCAGTCGGAGTACGCCTTCCAGGACTTCGAGATCCCGGTGCTGTCGCCGGCCGACGTGCAGGAGGTGCTCGACTACGGCCTGATGGGGATCGCCATGTCGCGGTTCTCGGGCCTCTGGGTCGGGCTGATCGCCCTGGCCGACACCATGGATTCGGGCGCGACGATCGACGTCTCGCTGAGCCGCCATCGTCAGGTTTCCCCACCAAACTTCCATCTACCGGCCGGTGGCCTGGGCATCCGCCTGAAGGACCAGCCGCTGGAGAAGGAGCGCCGGCTCCGCAACTTCAAGATCCCGGCGGCGCTCGCCTTCGCCCGCGCCAACAGGATCGACCGGACGATGCTGGCCGCTGCGCGGCCGCGCTTCGGCATCGTCTGCCAGGGCCAGGCCTACAAGGACGTCATCGAGGCCTTCGCGGCCATGGGACTTTCCGAGCAGGAAGTCGCTGACCTCGGCGTCTCGATCTACAAGGTCGGCATGCCCTGGCCGCTGGAGCCGACCGGGCTTCGCTCCTTCGCCGCGGGTCTCGAAACCCTGATGGTGGTCGAGCACAAGCGCCCGCTGATCGAGACCCAGGCCCGCTCGGCGCTCTACGACCTGCCGGCCCACGCCCGCCCGAAGATCATCGGCAAGATCGACGAGCAGGGCCATCCGCTGCTTTCCGAGCTGGGCTCGCTGTCGGTAGCCGAGATCGCGCTCGCCATCGCCGACCGGCTGCCGAAAGGCCCGCATTCGGAGCGGGTGAACGACTACCTGGCCCGCGTCTCGGCCGCCTCCATGGCGGCGGTGACCCTGGCGGCCGAGCAGCAGCGCAAGCCGTTCTTCTGCTCCGGCTGCCCGCACAACTCCTCGACCCGCCTGCCGGAGGGCTCGCGCGCCCTGGCCGGGATCGGCTGCCACTATATGGCCAGCTTCACCGACCCTCAGACCGACCTGAACAGCCACATGGGCGGCGAAGGCCTGAGTTGGGTCGGCTCGGCGCCGTTCACCGAAGAGCCGCACGTCTTCGTCAATCTGGGCGACGGCACCTACAACCACTCGGGTTCGCTGGCGATCCGCGCATCGGTGGCGGCCAATTCGCACGTCACCTACAAGCTGCTGTTCAACGACGCGGTGGCGATGACCGGCGGCCAGGCGCCCGAGAGCGGCTTCACCCCGGCCCAGATCACCCGCCAGCTCGCCTCGGAAGGCGTGGCCAAGACGGTGATCGTGGCCGACGACCCCGGGCGCTACGAGGGCGTCACCGACCTGGCGCCCGGCGTCGAGGTGCGTCCGCGTTCGGAACTCATCACCGTTCAGGAGATGCTGCGCGACACCCCCGGAACAACGGTCCTGCTCTATGATCAGGTCTGCGCCACCGAGAAGCGCCGCCGGCGCAAGCGCGGCACGATGGAGGCGGCGACCAAGCGCGTCTTCATCAACCCGCTGGTCTGCGAGGGCTGCGGTGACTGCTCGAAGAAGTCCAACTGCGTCTCGGTCGAGCCGCTGAACACCGAGTTCGGCCGCAAGCGCAAGATCAACCAGTCGACCTGCAACGCCGACTATTCCTGCCTGGAAGGCTTCTGCCCCTCGTTCATCACCATCGAGGGCGGCGAGAACCCGCAGGCCAAGGCCTTGCCGGCCCTGACGGCGGAGTCGACGCCGCTGCCGACCACCGAGCCGCTGCACGGCGTGCGCAACATCGTCTTCACCGGCATCGGCGGGACGGGGGTGACGACGGTGGCCTCGATCCTGGCCATGGCCGCCCACGTGGACGGCCGCGCCGCCTCGGTGGTCGACATGACCGGCCTAGCGCAGAAGGGCGGGGCGGTGTTCTCCCACGTCCGGATCGGCGAGACCGAGGAGACGGTGATCGGCGGCCGGGTGCCGGCGGCTTCGGCCCACGTGCTGATCGCCTGCGACATCCTCTCGGCGGCCGGCGCCGACGCCCTGGCCCTCTACGCCAAGGACCGCACGGTCGCCGTCGGCAACGAGGACTTCGCGCCCACCGCCGACTTCGTCACCGACCGCGACGTGCGCTTCGACAGCGCCTCGATGTCCCGGCGCATCAAGGCCGCGACCAAGGCCTATGACGAGTGCCCGGCCCATCACCTGGCCGAGCGCAACTTCGGCGACGCCATCTACGCCAACATGATCATGGTCGGTTTCGCCTGGCAGAAGGGGCTCATCCCGATCTCCAGCCGCGCCGTCTATCGCGCCATCCGCCTGAACGGGGTGGAGGCCGAGGCCAACCTGCAGGCTTTCGAGCTGGGCCGCCGGGTCGCTCACGACCCGAGCCTGGCGGTCGCGGCCGAGGACAAGACCCCGACGCCCGAGACCATGTCGCTGGACGAGCTGATCGCCCATCGGACAAGGGAACTGACCGCCTATCAGAACGCCGCCTACGCCAGGCGCTACGCCGACAAGGTCGCTAAGGTGGCCGCGGCCGAAGCGCCCTTCGGCTCCGAGGCCCTGACCCGGGCCGTCGCGGTCAGCCTCTTCAAGCTGATGGCCTACAAGGACGAGTACGAGGTCGCCCGGCTCTATACCGACGGCCGGTTCGCCGCCGAGCGCAACGAAGCCTTCAAGGGCGGCAGGACCAAGGTGCTGCTCTCCCCGCCGCTGCTCGCGCCCAAGGGGCCGGACGGCAAGCCGCGCAAGATGGAGTTCGGCGGCTGGATGCTCGACCTCGCCTTCCCGATGCTGGCGAAGCTGAAGGGCCTGCGCGGCACGCCGCTGGACCTCTTCGGCCGGACCGAGGAGCGGAAGATGGAGCGCGGCCTGATCGCCGACTATGAGGCGACCCTCGATAGGCTGCTCGGCACGCTCGACGCCGCCCACCTGCCGGTCGCCATCGACATCGCCGCCATCCCCCAGGACATCCGCGGCTTCGGCCACATCAAGGACGCCTCGGTGAAGGTCGCCAAGGCCAAGGAAGCGCGGCTCTGGAAGCGGTGGGAGGGAGCCTGA
- a CDS encoding glycosyltransferase codes for MSVLHLLGTAGEGGAETYFLDLVAALAADGVEQAAAIRANANREAALEQLRVPTGVFRFGGPIDLLTRRKLAGFAQKTQVRLALAWMNRAARHAPKGPWARIGRLGGYYNLKYYRGFDELVANTEDIADWVVAQGWPAGKVRYIPNFALAPPDTPPADRAELQTPEDAPLLLAMGRLHEVKAHDVALEALTHVPEAYLWIAGAGGLETKLKAMAQALGVASRVRFLGWRNDPSALYRAADISVFPSRYEPLGNVVIQSWAHGLPVVAAASQGPAALIRHEEDGLLVPIDDAQALAAAINRLIADPMLCIRMVQQGSERVEGQFSPGAVVAQWRQLFADYGAA; via the coding sequence ATGAGCGTCCTGCATCTTCTCGGAACGGCCGGCGAGGGCGGCGCGGAGACCTATTTCCTCGACCTGGTCGCGGCCCTGGCGGCCGACGGGGTCGAGCAGGCCGCCGCCATCCGCGCCAACGCCAACCGCGAGGCGGCCCTCGAGCAACTGCGCGTTCCGACCGGCGTGTTCCGATTCGGCGGCCCCATCGACCTGCTGACCCGGCGCAAGCTGGCGGGGTTCGCGCAGAAGACTCAGGTGCGGCTGGCCCTGGCCTGGATGAACCGGGCCGCGCGCCACGCGCCCAAGGGGCCCTGGGCGCGGATTGGCCGGCTCGGCGGCTACTACAATCTCAAATACTATCGCGGCTTCGACGAGCTGGTGGCCAACACCGAGGACATCGCCGACTGGGTGGTCGCGCAAGGCTGGCCCGCCGGCAAGGTCCGCTACATTCCCAACTTCGCCCTGGCCCCGCCGGACACGCCGCCCGCCGACCGGGCCGAGCTGCAGACCCCCGAGGATGCTCCCCTGCTGCTGGCCATGGGCCGGCTGCACGAGGTCAAGGCGCACGACGTGGCGCTGGAAGCCCTGACCCACGTCCCCGAGGCCTATCTGTGGATCGCCGGCGCCGGCGGGCTGGAGACCAAGCTCAAGGCCATGGCCCAGGCCCTGGGCGTGGCCTCGCGCGTGCGCTTCCTGGGCTGGCGCAACGATCCGTCGGCGCTCTACCGGGCCGCCGACATCAGCGTCTTCCCGTCCCGCTACGAGCCCCTGGGCAATGTGGTGATCCAGTCCTGGGCCCACGGCCTGCCGGTCGTCGCCGCGGCCAGCCAGGGACCGGCCGCCCTGATCCGCCACGAGGAGGACGGCCTGCTGGTCCCCATCGACGACGCGCAGGCCCTGGCCGCGGCGATCAACCGGCTGATCGCCGACCCCATGCTCTGCATCCGCATGGTCCAGCAGGGCTCGGAGCGAGTCGAGGGCCAGTTCTCCCCGGGCGCGGTCGTCGCCCAGTGGCGCCAGCTCTTCGCGGACTACGGGGCGGCCTGA
- the asnB gene encoding asparagine synthase (glutamine-hydrolyzing): MCGIAGVLGPGGSARPLIEALTHRGPDGVFVEDEAGRSLAHARLSIIDLECGWQPLHAAGATVIGNGEIYNYVELTEAFGLDSQLATGSDFEPLLHIYAKEGPAAFQRLRGMYAFCLIGADGRSWLVRDPFGIKPLYVLEREGAVIFASEPRAFLAAGLIGAELSEDRARELLAFNYVLGEETIFQGLRRLAPGEIVEVTDGKIVPREVRPAVPARAPSGRSEEAALLSRLDAVLEDSVRVHQRSDVPYGLFLSGGVDSATIATLMSRLNARPVTAFTCGFDAPGARDERAQAERVARALNLDWRETGFGEEDFWRILPQVAWAMDDPTADYATLPTYKLAEAAKGTLTVVLTGEGGDELFGGYGRYRRALRPAWMGGRPAEPRSPDAGVVERWRAAAKAPPGLTRLQQAQYADIATWLPNDLLLKLDRCLMAHGLEGRTPFLDPQVAEFAFPLPDRMKVRGRYGKWLLRRWLERACPAAEPWARKQGFTVPVEAWIEPRAGEIAARIGKVAAVRELLGADLASSAFTSQGGGRWPLLFFAVWSLIHLEGAAPTDALAAVAGPIGP, from the coding sequence ATGTGTGGCATAGCCGGCGTGCTCGGGCCTGGCGGTTCGGCGCGCCCCCTGATCGAGGCCCTCACCCACCGCGGCCCGGACGGGGTGTTCGTCGAGGACGAGGCCGGCCGGTCGCTCGCCCACGCGCGCCTGTCGATCATCGACCTGGAATGCGGCTGGCAGCCGCTGCACGCGGCCGGCGCGACGGTCATCGGCAATGGCGAGATCTATAATTATGTCGAACTGACCGAGGCGTTCGGCCTCGATAGCCAGCTCGCGACGGGATCGGACTTCGAGCCCCTGCTGCACATCTACGCGAAGGAAGGCCCTGCCGCCTTCCAGCGGCTGCGGGGAATGTACGCCTTCTGCCTGATCGGCGCCGACGGGCGCTCCTGGCTGGTCCGCGACCCGTTCGGCATCAAGCCGCTCTACGTCCTGGAGCGCGAGGGCGCGGTGATCTTCGCTTCCGAGCCGCGGGCGTTCCTCGCCGCCGGGCTGATCGGCGCCGAGCTGTCGGAGGACAGGGCGCGCGAGCTGCTGGCCTTCAACTACGTGCTCGGCGAGGAGACCATCTTCCAAGGCCTGCGCCGCCTGGCGCCCGGCGAGATCGTCGAGGTGACGGACGGCAAGATCGTCCCGCGGGAGGTCCGTCCCGCGGTTCCCGCCCGCGCGCCGTCGGGCAGGAGCGAGGAGGCCGCCCTGCTCTCACGCCTGGACGCCGTGCTGGAGGACAGCGTCCGGGTCCATCAACGGTCGGACGTGCCCTATGGCCTCTTCCTCTCCGGCGGCGTCGACTCGGCGACCATCGCCACCCTGATGTCGCGCCTCAACGCGCGGCCGGTCACCGCCTTCACCTGCGGCTTCGACGCCCCCGGCGCCCGCGACGAGCGCGCCCAGGCCGAGCGCGTGGCCAGGGCCCTGAACCTCGACTGGCGGGAGACCGGGTTCGGCGAGGAGGACTTCTGGCGCATCCTGCCGCAGGTCGCCTGGGCGATGGACGATCCCACCGCCGACTACGCCACCTTGCCCACCTACAAGCTCGCTGAGGCCGCCAAGGGAACCCTGACCGTGGTGCTCACCGGCGAGGGGGGCGACGAGCTGTTCGGCGGCTATGGCCGCTACCGCCGCGCCCTGCGCCCGGCCTGGATGGGCGGCCGGCCGGCCGAGCCGCGCAGCCCCGACGCCGGCGTGGTCGAGCGCTGGCGCGCCGCCGCCAAGGCCCCACCCGGTCTCACCCGGCTGCAGCAGGCGCAATATGCCGACATCGCCACCTGGCTGCCGAACGACCTGCTGCTGAAGCTGGACCGCTGCCTGATGGCTCACGGGCTGGAAGGGCGCACGCCGTTCCTCGACCCGCAGGTGGCCGAGTTCGCCTTCCCCCTGCCCGACCGAATGAAGGTGCGCGGCCGCTACGGCAAATGGCTGCTGCGCCGCTGGCTGGAGCGAGCCTGCCCCGCCGCCGAGCCCTGGGCCCGCAAGCAGGGCTTCACCGTTCCGGTCGAGGCCTGGATCGAACCCCGCGCCGGCGAGATCGCCGCCCGCATCGGCAAGGTCGCCGCCGTGCGCGAGCTTCTCGGCGCCGATCTGGCCTCCAGCGCGTTCACATCGCAAGGTGGCGGTCGCTGGCCTCTGCTCTTCTTTGCTGTGTGGTCGCTGATCCACCTGGAGGGGGCCGCCCCGACCGACGCCCTGGCCGCCGTCGCCGGCCCGATAGGACCTTAA